The Chiloscyllium punctatum isolate Juve2018m chromosome 30, sChiPun1.3, whole genome shotgun sequence genome includes a region encoding these proteins:
- the LOC140455139 gene encoding uncharacterized protein isoform X1, whose product MCVLFRMSLLLGYFLYWTIVQAEMQVYRTPGSSVFFPGVDDEQKNQAQHFRWKFSNGNAKDGITKPVLQFQRGDTRPSVLKMYRGRLNFFPVNGSLILHHLNSSDEGLYTLQINLQNATAQAIHLWVIDELPQPSIFSNSSSLHSTIKLICDVSGQPHEYQWQKDGGNISENHLLVDGNRSLIILNAQKNTCGVYTCIVINPVSSRQADYIVTIYGIPPEQYIIIAAAIIGLVFSAVSLIRLMLQCCLNEQLGGEAQQKFFLTLFAGNNISLIAILIALICWLCIQGVTIVPLVSLLFVSIILVFAVIAMINVWNMDCLCMRKFLHKPGFRGLLDGSPLLISLTVIAISITILVEQIRQSNQGCSVTSLTWSMVGTILGIGLLIVVVYVTMWHYSNKERRRKPTPNDARQDECVELQSQNSKL is encoded by the exons ATGTGTGTCTTGTTTCGAATGTCACTTTTACTGGGTTACTTCCTATACTGGACTATAG TTCAAGCTGAAATGCAAGTTTACCGTACTCCTGGAAGCTCTGTCTTCTTTCCTGGAGTGGACGACGAGCAAAAGAACCAGGCTCAACACTTTCGATGGAAATTTTCCAATGGGAACGCAAAGGATGGAATCACTAAACCGGTGCTGCAGTTTCAAAGAGGGGATACGCGACCTTCCGTATTAAAAATGTACAGAGGTCGCCTTAATTTCTTCCCTGTTAATGGATCATTGATCCTTCATCATTTAAATTCTTCAGATGAAGGTCTTTATACCCTTCAGATCAATCTGCAAAATGCCACAGCTCAAGCTATTCATCTTTGGGTGATAG ATGAGCTACCACAACCCTCGATATTCAGCAACTCCAGCAGCCTCCATTCCACCATCAAGCTGATCTGTGATGTTTCCGGCCAGCCTCACGAGTATCAATGGCAGAAAGATGGAGGGAACATCTCTGAAAATCACTTGCTAGTAGATGGGAACAGAAGCCTAATCATCCTGAATGCTCAGAAGAATACCTGTGGGGTGTATACATGCATTGTAATCAATCCCGTCAGCTCTCGCCAGGCTGATTACATAGTAACTATTTATG GCATTCCCCCGGAGCAATACATAATTATTGCTGCAGCCATCATAGGATTGGTATTCTCTGCGGTCTCTCTTATTAGATTAATGCTGCAGTGCTGTTTGAATGAACAACTCGGTGGTGAAG CACAACAGAAGTTTTTCCTGACCTTATTCGCTGGTAATAATATTTCTCTTATTGCCATTCTCATTGCCCTCATTTGCTGGCTTTGTATTCAAG GTGTTACGATTGTGCCTCTGGTGTCGTTACTGTTTGTTTCCATCATTTTGGTGTTTGCTGTGATTGCCATGATCAATGTTTGGAACATGGACTGTCTGTGCATGAGGAAATTCCTACACAAACCAG GTTTTCGAGGTTTACTTGATGGAAGTCCCCTCCTGATTTCTTTAACTGTGATTGCCATCTCAATCACCATCCTGGTGGAGCAGATTCGTCAGAGCA ATCAAGGTTGCAGTGTTACCTCATTAACATGGAGTATGGTGGGCACAATATTGGGCATCGGACTTCTCATCGTTGTGGTTTACGTCACAATGTGGCACT ACTCAAataaggagagaaggagaaaaccAACACCTAATGATGCACGGCAG GATGAATGTGTGGAACTACAATCTCAAAATTCCA AACTCTAA
- the LOC140455139 gene encoding uncharacterized protein isoform X2: MCVLFRMSLLLGYFLYWTIVQAEMQVYRTPGSSVFFPGVDDEQKNQAQHFRWKFSNGNAKDGITKPVLQFQRGDTRPSVLKMYRGRLNFFPVNGSLILHHLNSSDEGLYTLQINLQNATAQAIHLWVIDELPQPSIFSNSSSLHSTIKLICDVSGQPHEYQWQKDGGNISENHLLVDGNRSLIILNAQKNTCGVYTCIVINPVSSRQADYIVTIYAQQKFFLTLFAGNNISLIAILIALICWLCIQGVTIVPLVSLLFVSIILVFAVIAMINVWNMDCLCMRKFLHKPGFRGLLDGSPLLISLTVIAISITILVEQIRQSNQGCSVTSLTWSMVGTILGIGLLIVVVYVTMWHYSNKERRRKPTPNDARQDECVELQSQNSKL; this comes from the exons ATGTGTGTCTTGTTTCGAATGTCACTTTTACTGGGTTACTTCCTATACTGGACTATAG TTCAAGCTGAAATGCAAGTTTACCGTACTCCTGGAAGCTCTGTCTTCTTTCCTGGAGTGGACGACGAGCAAAAGAACCAGGCTCAACACTTTCGATGGAAATTTTCCAATGGGAACGCAAAGGATGGAATCACTAAACCGGTGCTGCAGTTTCAAAGAGGGGATACGCGACCTTCCGTATTAAAAATGTACAGAGGTCGCCTTAATTTCTTCCCTGTTAATGGATCATTGATCCTTCATCATTTAAATTCTTCAGATGAAGGTCTTTATACCCTTCAGATCAATCTGCAAAATGCCACAGCTCAAGCTATTCATCTTTGGGTGATAG ATGAGCTACCACAACCCTCGATATTCAGCAACTCCAGCAGCCTCCATTCCACCATCAAGCTGATCTGTGATGTTTCCGGCCAGCCTCACGAGTATCAATGGCAGAAAGATGGAGGGAACATCTCTGAAAATCACTTGCTAGTAGATGGGAACAGAAGCCTAATCATCCTGAATGCTCAGAAGAATACCTGTGGGGTGTATACATGCATTGTAATCAATCCCGTCAGCTCTCGCCAGGCTGATTACATAGTAACTATTTATG CACAACAGAAGTTTTTCCTGACCTTATTCGCTGGTAATAATATTTCTCTTATTGCCATTCTCATTGCCCTCATTTGCTGGCTTTGTATTCAAG GTGTTACGATTGTGCCTCTGGTGTCGTTACTGTTTGTTTCCATCATTTTGGTGTTTGCTGTGATTGCCATGATCAATGTTTGGAACATGGACTGTCTGTGCATGAGGAAATTCCTACACAAACCAG GTTTTCGAGGTTTACTTGATGGAAGTCCCCTCCTGATTTCTTTAACTGTGATTGCCATCTCAATCACCATCCTGGTGGAGCAGATTCGTCAGAGCA ATCAAGGTTGCAGTGTTACCTCATTAACATGGAGTATGGTGGGCACAATATTGGGCATCGGACTTCTCATCGTTGTGGTTTACGTCACAATGTGGCACT ACTCAAataaggagagaaggagaaaaccAACACCTAATGATGCACGGCAG GATGAATGTGTGGAACTACAATCTCAAAATTCCA AACTCTAA